The following proteins are encoded in a genomic region of Candidatus Methylomirabilota bacterium:
- a CDS encoding ABC transporter substrate-binding protein has product MDRRAFLGTATAAAAALAFPAVLRAQTRDPVKIGFPIPLTGPFGAIAEDMQRGATLAMEQVNARGGVLGRKLEVLFRDDQLKPAVGAQRTKELIENDRVQFVVGGIAAHVQMAINEQTKKAGVLFISVSQSDEISAKPDTSPITFHEALNPTITGRAMAAWAVQNLGKRWWIVYADYAWGKQNNAVFSDIIKKHGGTVLESTPYPLGNPEFSAHLPKIQAARPEVLLSVAPGADSVAFLKQAISFGLKKDVKLVQPLHILPYNRQGGAELFSDVYGATSFYWELEDTIPQAKSFVEAFRKRFNTVPDAYGSYGYSGIHEVARGVAVAKSLDSEAVAKALRANPTYSHYKSKQWWRACDNKAFQDLWITRGRPASAVRGDWGLLEIIARIPANEELDRTCAEKGHA; this is encoded by the coding sequence ATGGACCGTCGCGCGTTCCTGGGGACCGCAACGGCAGCCGCCGCCGCGCTGGCGTTTCCCGCCGTGCTCCGGGCCCAGACCAGGGACCCGGTCAAGATCGGCTTCCCCATTCCCTTGACCGGGCCCTTCGGCGCCATCGCCGAGGACATGCAGCGGGGGGCCACCCTGGCTATGGAGCAAGTCAACGCCAGAGGCGGCGTGCTGGGACGCAAGCTGGAGGTCCTCTTCCGCGATGACCAGCTCAAGCCCGCGGTGGGTGCCCAGCGGACCAAGGAGCTGATCGAGAACGACCGGGTGCAGTTCGTCGTGGGCGGAATCGCCGCCCACGTCCAGATGGCCATCAACGAGCAGACTAAGAAGGCCGGGGTGCTCTTCATCTCGGTCAGCCAGTCCGACGAGATCAGCGCCAAGCCCGACACGAGCCCGATCACGTTCCACGAGGCGCTCAACCCGACCATCACCGGCCGGGCCATGGCCGCCTGGGCCGTGCAGAACCTCGGCAAGCGGTGGTGGATCGTGTACGCCGACTACGCGTGGGGCAAGCAGAACAACGCCGTGTTCAGCGACATCATCAAGAAGCACGGCGGCACGGTGTTGGAGAGCACGCCCTACCCGCTGGGCAACCCGGAATTCTCGGCTCACCTGCCGAAGATCCAGGCCGCCCGGCCGGAGGTGCTGCTGTCCGTGGCGCCGGGTGCCGATTCCGTCGCCTTTCTCAAACAGGCGATCAGCTTCGGGCTCAAGAAAGACGTCAAGCTCGTCCAGCCCCTGCACATCCTTCCCTACAACCGGCAGGGGGGCGCCGAGCTGTTCAGCGACGTGTACGGTGCGACCTCCTTTTACTGGGAGCTGGAGGACACGATCCCGCAGGCCAAGAGCTTCGTGGAGGCGTTCCGCAAGCGTTTCAACACCGTCCCCGATGCCTACGGGTCCTACGGCTACAGCGGCATCCACGAGGTGGCGCGGGGCGTGGCGGTAGCCAAGTCGCTGGACTCGGAGGCGGTGGCCAAGGCCCTGCGGGCGAACCCGACGTACAGCCACTACAAGAGCAAGCAGTGGTGGCGCGCGTGCGACAACAAGGCGTTCCAGGATCTCTGGATCACGCGCGGGCGGCCGGCCAGCGCGGTGCGCGGCGATTGGGGCCTGCTCGAGATCATCGCCCGGATCCCCGCCAACGAGGAACTGGACCGCACCTGCGCCGAAAAGGGCCACGCCTAG
- a CDS encoding ABC transporter substrate-binding protein: MASLPRRDFLRLAAAGSATVVLARSIASGQSRDPIKIGFPIPLTGPYGAEASDQQAGATLAVDEVNARGGLLGRRVELLVRDDQLKPGVGAQRTKELIESERVHFVIGGLSAAVQMAINEQTKAARIIYVSISQSNEITARPDWSPYTFHEAINPHITSQAVAGWALRNLGKRLYVLYADYAFGHQLRDGFKLAAEKRGGTFLGADPHPLGATDYSALFPRIQAAKPDVLVLANFGKDQLNSVKQAASFGLKSQMKLLCPVFLGTMRREGGPEVFDGVYGGTTFYWELAERIPSAKRFVEAFQKKHQRPPFDYAGYAYSGTRLLLEAVERAKSLEADKVIAALEGHTYDHYKGKQWIRKCDHQSLQDVYVLKSRSARDQKSEWSIFEIVAKVDADESLERTCKELGHA; the protein is encoded by the coding sequence ATGGCGTCGCTCCCTCGCCGCGACTTTCTTCGCCTGGCTGCCGCCGGCTCCGCGACGGTCGTGCTGGCACGCTCCATCGCGAGCGGCCAATCGCGCGACCCCATCAAGATCGGCTTCCCCATTCCGCTCACCGGCCCCTACGGGGCGGAGGCCAGCGACCAGCAGGCCGGCGCCACGCTGGCCGTGGACGAGGTCAACGCCCGCGGCGGCCTGCTGGGCCGGCGCGTCGAGCTGCTCGTGCGCGACGACCAGCTCAAGCCCGGCGTCGGCGCCCAGCGCACGAAGGAGCTCATCGAGAGCGAGAGGGTGCACTTCGTCATCGGCGGGCTCTCGGCCGCCGTCCAAATGGCCATCAACGAGCAGACCAAGGCGGCCCGCATCATCTACGTGTCGATCAGCCAGTCCAACGAGATCACCGCCCGGCCCGACTGGAGCCCCTACACCTTCCACGAGGCCATCAACCCCCACATCACGTCCCAGGCGGTGGCCGGCTGGGCGCTCCGGAACCTCGGGAAGCGCCTCTACGTCCTCTACGCGGATTACGCCTTCGGCCACCAGCTCCGCGATGGCTTCAAGCTGGCCGCCGAGAAGCGCGGCGGCACGTTCCTGGGCGCCGACCCGCACCCGCTCGGCGCCACCGACTACTCGGCCCTCTTCCCCCGGATACAGGCGGCGAAGCCGGACGTGCTCGTGCTCGCCAACTTCGGCAAGGATCAGCTCAACTCGGTGAAGCAGGCGGCGAGCTTCGGCCTCAAATCGCAGATGAAGCTCCTCTGCCCGGTGTTCCTGGGCACGATGCGCCGGGAGGGCGGGCCCGAGGTCTTCGACGGCGTCTACGGAGGGACGACCTTCTACTGGGAGCTGGCCGAGCGCATCCCGTCGGCCAAGCGCTTCGTGGAGGCCTTCCAGAAGAAGCACCAGCGGCCCCCCTTCGACTACGCCGGCTACGCCTACAGCGGCACGCGGCTGCTGCTGGAGGCGGTGGAGCGCGCCAAGTCCCTGGAGGCGGACAAGGTGATCGCCGCGCTGGAGGGCCACACCTACGACCACTACAAGGGCAAGCAGTGGATCCGGAAGTGCGACCACCAGTCCCTCCAGGATGTCTACGTGCTGAAATCGCGCAGCGCCAGGGATCAGAAGTCCGAATGGTCCATCTTCGAGATCGTCGCGAAGGTGGACGCCGACGAATCGCTCGAGCGCACGTGCAAAGAGCTCGGGCACGCCTGA
- a CDS encoding xanthine dehydrogenase family protein molybdopterin-binding subunit: MPYVGASVKRAEDPRLLTGRGRYVEDVVAPRMVHVAFVRSPHPHARIRHLDAAAARRAPGVAGVLTGDEAARLCKPCLGILLHYQGMKTGAMLPLARGRVRYVGEPVVAIAATSRAAADDAAELVDVAYQPLPAVLSPDMALGPGAPLIHEELGDNLIYEARITAGDVDAAFAGAHRVYRRAFASGRHTGVPLEPRGLVADFDPSTRALTVWISTQVPHMMQAVLADLFGLAEHRVRVIAPDVGGSFGIKIHVYQDDLAAVALALTLGRPLKWVASRRESFLSDIHAREQTIAVEVAATADGTVTAMRASIVAAVGPYSAYPRSSVVEGGQVLRLLPGPYRVRHYDATLRVVAQNKVITSQYRAVGHPIAAAVTESMLELIARDLRLDPAEIRRRNLVRPEEFPYTSATGNVYDSGSYQAALERLLDVAKYAELRREQAAARPAGRHLGIGLSCFVELTGPGAQFYGIGGAPISGQEGTTVRLEPSGAVTALVGVTNQGQGTGTALGQIIADELGVPLDAVTVLSGDTAMVPYGGGTWASRGMPIGGSATLLAARALGDKIRRLAAALLEAHAEDIELGDGRASVRGSPDRGLGFGELARTVHFRSNALRGLEPSLEATVHYANPAAWTFTNGAHLAMVEVDVETGKVRVLKYVAVDDCGRIVNPALVEGQIAGGIVQGIGGALWEHCAYDAAGQLLTTTLMDYAVPTAVDIPPIEVHHLETPAPGLAGGFKGAGEAGTTGAPAAILNAVNDALAPFGVMITEQPITPERVLCELARARQDCDCGSERD; the protein is encoded by the coding sequence ATGCCGTACGTCGGAGCGAGCGTCAAGCGCGCCGAAGATCCGCGCCTGCTGACCGGACGCGGACGCTACGTGGAGGACGTGGTGGCGCCGCGCATGGTCCACGTGGCCTTCGTGCGTAGCCCGCACCCCCACGCGCGCATCCGGCACCTGGACGCGGCGGCCGCCCGCCGCGCGCCCGGCGTCGCCGGCGTCCTCACCGGCGACGAGGCGGCGCGACTCTGCAAGCCCTGCCTGGGCATTCTGCTCCACTACCAGGGGATGAAGACGGGCGCGATGCTGCCCCTGGCCCGCGGGCGCGTGCGCTACGTCGGCGAGCCGGTGGTGGCCATCGCGGCCACGAGCCGGGCCGCGGCCGACGACGCCGCCGAGCTCGTGGACGTGGCCTACCAGCCGCTGCCGGCCGTGCTCAGCCCCGATATGGCGCTCGGACCCGGGGCGCCGCTGATCCACGAGGAGCTGGGGGACAACCTCATCTACGAGGCCCGGATCACCGCGGGCGACGTCGACGCCGCCTTCGCCGGCGCCCACCGGGTGTATCGCCGCGCGTTCGCGAGCGGGCGCCACACGGGCGTGCCCCTGGAGCCGCGCGGGCTCGTCGCCGACTTCGATCCCTCCACCCGCGCGCTGACGGTCTGGATCTCGACTCAGGTGCCGCACATGATGCAAGCCGTGCTCGCGGATCTGTTCGGGCTCGCGGAGCACCGCGTGCGCGTGATCGCGCCCGACGTGGGCGGGAGCTTCGGCATCAAGATCCACGTCTACCAGGACGACCTGGCGGCGGTGGCGCTGGCGCTCACCCTCGGCCGTCCCCTGAAGTGGGTCGCCAGCCGGCGCGAGTCGTTCCTCTCCGACATCCATGCCCGCGAGCAGACCATCGCGGTGGAAGTGGCGGCGACTGCCGATGGAACGGTGACCGCGATGCGGGCGAGCATCGTCGCCGCGGTCGGACCGTACTCCGCCTACCCGCGCTCCAGCGTCGTGGAGGGCGGCCAGGTCCTGCGCCTGCTGCCGGGACCGTATCGCGTGCGCCACTACGACGCCACGCTGCGGGTGGTGGCGCAGAACAAGGTGATCACCTCGCAGTACCGCGCCGTCGGCCACCCGATCGCCGCCGCCGTCACCGAGAGCATGCTGGAGCTGATCGCCCGCGACCTCCGGCTCGACCCGGCCGAGATCCGCCGGCGCAACCTCGTACGTCCCGAGGAGTTTCCCTACACGTCGGCCACGGGCAACGTCTATGACAGCGGCAGCTATCAGGCGGCCCTGGAGCGGCTGCTCGACGTGGCGAAGTACGCCGAGCTCCGGCGCGAGCAGGCGGCCGCGCGCCCCGCCGGGCGCCATCTGGGGATCGGGCTCTCGTGCTTCGTCGAGCTGACGGGGCCGGGGGCGCAGTTCTACGGGATCGGCGGCGCGCCCATCTCGGGCCAGGAGGGCACGACGGTGCGCCTGGAGCCCTCGGGCGCCGTCACCGCTCTCGTCGGCGTCACCAACCAGGGGCAAGGCACGGGGACGGCGCTCGGCCAGATCATCGCCGACGAGCTGGGCGTTCCCCTCGACGCCGTCACCGTCCTGTCGGGCGACACGGCGATGGTGCCGTACGGCGGCGGCACCTGGGCCAGCCGCGGCATGCCCATCGGCGGGAGCGCCACCCTGCTGGCCGCCCGCGCGCTGGGCGACAAGATCCGCCGCCTGGCCGCCGCGTTGCTGGAGGCCCACGCCGAGGACATCGAGCTCGGCGACGGCCGCGCGAGCGTGCGCGGCAGCCCCGACCGGGGGCTGGGCTTCGGCGAGCTGGCGCGCACGGTGCACTTCCGCTCCAATGCTCTCAGAGGCCTCGAGCCGAGCCTGGAGGCGACCGTGCACTACGCCAACCCCGCGGCGTGGACGTTCACCAACGGCGCTCACCTCGCGATGGTCGAGGTCGACGTCGAAACGGGCAAGGTCCGCGTGCTCAAGTACGTAGCGGTGGACGACTGCGGTCGCATCGTCAACCCCGCGCTGGTCGAGGGCCAGATCGCGGGCGGGATCGTGCAGGGCATCGGCGGCGCCCTCTGGGAGCACTGCGCGTACGACGCCGCGGGCCAGCTCCTCACCACGACGCTGATGGACTACGCCGTGCCGACGGCGGTGGACATCCCCCCGATCGAGGTCCATCATCTCGAAACCCCGGCGCCGGGACTGGCGGGGGGCTTCAAGGGCGCCGGGGAGGCCGGCACGACGGGAGCGCCGGCGGCCATCCTGAACGCGGTCAACGACGCCCTGGCGCCCTTCGGCGTGATGATCACCGAGCAGCCGATCACGCCCGAGCGGGTGCTCTGCGAGCTTGCGCGAGCCAGGCAGGACTGCGACTGCGGCTCCGAGAGAGACTGA